Proteins encoded in a region of the Epinephelus lanceolatus isolate andai-2023 chromosome 20, ASM4190304v1, whole genome shotgun sequence genome:
- the aoc1 gene encoding diamine oxidase [copper-containing]: MRLLCPLLLVCLAGCSASRSRDWAHHGAPMFADLTAREMKAVRAYLHGIPEMELTDARSNTLKKNSIILMELHVPRKHEALRALDRGQAKPPRQARVIIQFGNQTTPNITEYIVSPLPSPKSHKVKMFKGDRPIHFYSRPVTAAEYHHISEILGKITNKAHKLLFESTGGFSFTNCSDRCLTFSDVGPRGLGPGERRTWIILQKFVEGYFIHPVGFEVLINHQDLDPEKWTVEKVWYNSMYFDSVEELVEKYESGGVEKIKLPDHDDNDLYSTYIPRGHTNTPTNIHGPKLVEPQGPRYHVDRNFVEYAGWSFAYRVRSTAGLQVFDLRFNGERIAYEIGLQEAIAFYSGDTPAAMQTKYIDAGWAMGSSTYELAPGIDCPELATFVDLYHYFDTDKPLHHKNALCIFEMTTAMPLRRHFNSNFNGGYNFYAGLENHVLVLRTVSTVYNYDYIWDFLFYQNGVAEVKVSATGYIHSTFFTPNGLHYGNKVYNYVLGNLHTHLIHYKVDLDIAGRDNSVESIDLKFVNFTNPWSPKNFVVQSKLEKTLHETERSAAFRFGKKFPRYVHFYNPSEKNKWGHQRGYRIQFNSHADSVLPRGWKEEDGVPWSRYPLAVTRHKDSEASSSSIYTQNNPWDPTVSFEDYIRNNEDIVNKDLVAWVTVGFLHVPHSEDIPNTATPGNSVGFILRPFNFYDEDPSLASRSTIIVRPGPDGKPKVQRWTPEVIGHCVTDKPFQYNGTYAGV; this comes from the exons ATGAGGCTTCTCTGTCCACTGCTGCTGGTCTGCTTGGCTGGTTGTAGTGCCTCTAGATCAAGAGACTGGGCCCATCATGGTGCCCCCATGTTTGCCGACCTCACAGCACGTGAGATGAAAGCTGTCCGGGCCTACCTGCACGGTATTCCAGAAATGGAGCTCACCGATGCTCGTAGCAATACTCTGAAGAAGAACAGCATCATCCTGATGGAACTTCATGTGCCAAGGAAGCATGAAGCCCTGAGAGCTCTGGACCGTGGGCAGGCCAAACCCCCTCGTCAAGCTCGTGTGATCATCCAGTTTGGAAACCAGACCACTCCCAACATCACTGAATACATCGTCAGCCCTTTGCCATCCCCAAAGTCCCACAAAGTCAAGATGTTCAAGGGGGATAGGCCTATCCACTTTTACTCGAGGCCCGTTACTGCTGCTGAGTATCACCATATTAGTGAGATCCTCGGGAAGATAACAAACAAAGCTCACAAGCTCCTGTTTGAAAGCACAGGGGGGTTTTCCTTTACTAACTGCTCTGACCGCTGCCTGACATTCTCAGATGTAGGTCCCCGTGGGTTGGGTCCAGGTGAAAGGAGAACCTGGATCATATTGCAGAAGTTCGTGGAGGGTTATTTCATTCACCCAGTTGGGTTTGAGGTACTGATCAACCACCAGGACTTGGATCCAGAAAAGTGGACCGTTGAGAAGGTCTGGTATAACAGCATGTACTTTGACAGTGTTGAGGAACTGGTTGAAAAATATGAATCAGGAGGTGTGGAGAAGATCAAACTGCCTGATCATGATGATAATGACCTCTACTCTACCTACATCCCCCGGGGTCACACTAACACACCCACTAATATCCATGGGCCAAAGCTTGTCGAGCCTCAGGGGCCTCGATATCACGTTGACCGCAACTTTGTTGAATATGCCGGATGGTCTTTTGCCTACAGAGTCCGCTCAACAGCTGGGCTTCAAGTCTTTGACCTGCGTTTTAATGGAGAAAGGATTGCCTATGAGATCGGCCTCCAAGAAGCTATTGCGTTCTATTCTGGTGATACTCCCGCAGCTATGCAAACCAAGTACATAGATGCTGGCTGGGCAATGGGGAGCTCAACCTATGAGTTGGCACCTGGAATCGACTGTCCAGAATTAGCCACCTTTGTTGACCTTTACCACTACTTTGACACCGACAAACCTTTGCACCACAAAAATGCACTCTGTATTTTTGAGATGACCACTGCTATGCCTTTGAGAAGGCATTTCAACTCCAACTTCAACGGGGGATACAACTTCTACGCAGGGCTGGAAAACCATGTTCTGGTGTTGCGGACAGTCTCGACGGTTTACAACTACGATTACATATGGGACTTCCTCTTCTACCAGAATGGGGTGGCAGAGGTAAAGGTCAGCGCTACTGGATACATCCACTCCACTTTCTTTACACCTAACGGACTTCACTATGGTAACAAGGTGTACAACTATGTGCTGGGtaacctccacacacacctcatccaTTACAAAGTGGACCTGGATATTGCTG GTCGGGACAACAGCGTTGAGTCAATTGATCTGAAATTCGTCAACTTCACAAATCCCTGGAGCCCGAAGAATTTTGTTGTCCAGTCCAAACTTGAGAAGACACTGCATGAGACTGAGCGATCTGCCGCTTTCCGCTTCGGCAAAAAGTTCCCCCGCTATGTGCACTTTTACAACCCcagtgagaaaaataaatggGGACACCAGAGGGGTTACCGTATTCAGTTTAACTCACATGCCGACAGCGTTCTGCCAAGAGGCTGGAAAGAGGAAGATGGCGTCCCCTGGTCGAG GTATCCTCTGGCTGTGACTCGTCATAAAGATAGtgaagccagcagcagcagcatttacaCCCAGAATAACCCATGGGATCCTACTGTGTCCTTTGAGGACTACATCCGCAACAATGAAGACATAGTCAACAAG GACCTGGTCGCCTGGGTGACAGTGGGCTTCCTCCATGTGCCTCACTCAGAGGACATCCCCAACACGGCAACACCCGGCAACTCAGTAGGCTTTATCCTCCGACCCTTCAACTTTTATGACGAAGACCCTTCGTTGGCGTCCAGAAGCACCATCATTGTCCGGCCGGGACCGGACGGCAAGCCCAAGGTCCAGAGATGGACACCTGAGGTCATAGGTCACTGTGTGACAGACAAGCCATTCCAATACAATGGCACTTACGCAGGAGTCTAG